Proteins from one Ipomoea triloba cultivar NCNSP0323 chromosome 1, ASM357664v1 genomic window:
- the LOC115998345 gene encoding dr1-associated corepressor-like codes for MAEELPEENGVERTCRLQIPTGRVKKIMKIDDEVKKVNSEALFLISRSTELFLEFLAEKSAEVAVEKKRKTVKLEHLRLAVKRHRPTSDFLLDSLPMPSQPSHQPSKASRSRSDDKPVPHGTRKIDAFFQKCT; via the coding sequence ATGGCAGAAGAACTCCCTGAAGAAAACGGCGTAGAACGGACCTGCCGCCTCCAAATCCccacgggtcgggtcaagaagATCATGAAGATTGACGACGAGGTCAAGAAGGTGAATTCGGAGGCACTGTTTCTCATCTCCCGATCCACCGAGCTCTTTCTCGAATTCCTCGCCGAGAAGTCGGCGGAAGTCGCAGTGGAGAAGAAGCGGAAGACTGTAAAGCTGGAGCACTTACGGCTCGCCGTCAAGAGGCACCGCCCTACCAGCGATTTCCTCCTAGACTCTCTCCCGATGCCTTCCCAGCCGTCCCATCAACCGTCCAAAGCAAGCCGCAGTCGCTCCGACGATAAGCCAGTTCCTCACGGGACACGAAAAATCGATGCCTTCTTTCAGAAATGCACTTAG
- the LOC116019669 gene encoding trihelix transcription factor GTL1 produces MEFLTADGRLPNGVVPLPDHFTPFPEPTDELFLNPTAAIHPPIFAPCKRRRSVRSRQGRNLTMFPEPEPSCGGDDASLSCNAGELGLLVQTTMNNGAATSECPVALTPASDVAVAGNGCPATEVPIELQMKSEIDAQFTNIISQARALEAELSFSSDDSDSSEGEKGPDGERGESKKQKFALFLEDMVRKVMDKQEQMHKQLIELMEKNEQERILREEDWKQQEIERAKRDAELRSQETSRSMALLSFLKNFLGEEIQVPSAQVSCPENDENSIHGQEAKHDSSNRRWPKSEVQALITVRLALDDKFQNGPKGSIWEEVAAGLATMGYTRTPRKCKEKWENINKYYKKMTKSVKSCPKLYKSCPYFRELDILYSKGLVAPVTENDVEDAKEMTLECGVNIG; encoded by the exons ATGGAATTCTTAACCGCCGACGGCCGGCTACCGAACGGCGTCGTTCCCCTCCCTGATCATTTCACCCCTTTCCCCGAACCCACAGATGAACTCTTCCTCAATCCAACGGCTGCCATTCATCCCCCGATTTTCGCTCCCTGCAAAAGGCGCCGTTCCGTTAGGTCTAGACAAGGCCGTAACTTAACGATGTTCCCGGAGCCGGAACCTAGCTGTGGTGGTGACGACGCTTCGCTGAGCTGTAACGCCGGCGAGTTAGGGCTTCTTGTTCAGACGACGATGAACAACGGAGCGGCAACAAGTGAATGTCCTGTTGCTCTGACGCCGGCGAGTGATGTCGCCGTCGCCGGAAACGGGTGTCCGGCGACGGAGGTGCCTATAGAGCTGCAAATGAAGTCTGAGATTGATGCTCAATTTACTAATATCATCTCGCAAGCGCGTGCTTTGGAGGCTGAGTTAAG CTTTTCTTCCGATGATAGTGACTCATCTGAGGGAGAAAAAGGACCTGATGGTGAACGAGGAGAGAGTAAAAAGCAGAAGTTTGCTTTGTTTCTAGAAGACATGGTGAGGAAAGTGATGGACAAACAAGAACAAATGCATAAACAGTTGATAGAGCTTATGGAGAAAAATGAACAGGAGAGAATTCTGAGGGAAGAAGATTGGAAACAGCAAGAAATCGAGAGGGCAAAGAGGGATGCAGAGTTAAGATCTCAGGAAACGTCTAGGAGCATGGCTCTACTTTCATTCCTTAAGAATTTCTTGGGTGAAGAGATTCAAGTCCCGTCAGCCCAGGTCTCATGCccagaaaatgatgaaaatagcATTCATGGTCAAGAAGCAAAGCACGATTCAAGCAATAGGAGATGGCCAAAATCTGAAGTGCAGGCGCTTATAACAGTTAGATTAGCCTTGGATGACAAGTTTCAAAATGGACCTAAGGGATCCATTTGGGAAGAGGTAGCTGCTGGATTGGCCACCATGGGTTACACTCGGACTCCAAGAAAGTGTAAAGAGAAATGGGAAAACATAAACAAGTACTATAAGAAGATGACCAAGAGTGTGAAGAGTTGCCCGAAGCTTTACAAATCCTGTCCATATTTTCGCGAATTGGACATACTTTATAGTAAAGGACTCGTTGCTCCAGTAACTGAGAATGATGTTGAGGATGCTAAAGAGATGACACTAGAATGTGGGGTGAATATTGGGTAG
- the LOC116014980 gene encoding peptidyl-prolyl cis-trans isomerase FKBP16-3, chloroplastic, which translates to MASTPLLLPHAFANGLSTNHQRISKAQFQCFLMGASENGGNGKEVALIKRRELIGLGLGASAGFLMGSSSALAAGLPPEEKPRLCDDACEKELENVPMVTTESGLQYKDIKVGGGPSPPVGFQVAANYVAMVPSGQIFDSSLEKRQLYIFRVGSGQVIKGLDEGLLSMKVGGKRRLYIPGSLAFPKGLTSAPGRPRVAPNSPVIFDVSLEYIPGLEDDEE; encoded by the exons ATGGCTTCAACACCTCTGCTTCTCCCACATG CATTTGCTAATGGATTATCCACCAATCATCAAAGAATATCCAAAGCCCAGTTTCAGTGTTTCCTGATGGGAGCCTCAGAGAATGGTGGGAACGGGAAAGAGGTCGCATTGATTAAGCGAAGGGAGCTAATTGGGTTGGGTTTGGGTGCTTCTGCGGGGTTCTTAATGGGTTCATCTAGTGCCCTAGCAGCCGGATTGCCCCCTGAGGAAAAGCCCAGATTGTGCGACGATGCGTGTGAGAAAGAGCTTGAAAAT GTTCCTATGGTAACTACTGAGTCCGGTTTGCAATACAAGGACATCAAAGTTGGAGGCGGCCCTAGCCCACCTGTTGGGTTTCAG GTAGCTGCTAATTATGTTGCCATGGTACCATCTGGACAAATCTTTGATAG TTCTCTGGAGAAACGTCAACTTTATATTTTTCGAGTGGGTTCTGGTCAG GTGATCAAGGGACTTGATGAAGGTCTCCTATCCATGAAAGTTGGTGGCAAACGTCGACTTTACATTCCGGGATCA TTGGCATTCCCAAAAGGTCTGACATCAGCCCCTGGAAGGCCAAGAGTGGCTCCTAACAGCCCAGTTATATTTGATGTGAGTTTGGAGTATATACCAGgccttgaagatgatgaagagtaa